A window from Kwoniella pini CBS 10737 chromosome 1, complete sequence encodes these proteins:
- a CDS encoding 5-methyltetrahydropteroyltriglutamate-homocysteine S-methyltransferase, translating into MVKSAVLGYPRVGVNRSAKKAIESYWAGKTTEAELQETAKSIRKERWESIKNAGVDVVPSGDFTLYDHLLDHSFNFGVIPQRYVEQKLSPLDTYFAMGRGRQDRSKGIDVVASEMGKFFDSNYHIVKVDHSPSTEFSLKNNQQLNEYKEAKELGITTRPVLFGPITYLSLVRAGRDAPTDFEPISLLDKLIPVYKELLSQLKEAGVEEVQIDEPILVLDKAESQGDLFKKTYEALAPVSPKITITTAYGRVGKSIEFLKDLPIHALHLDLDREPKQLDEVLAALKPTKIAIELGVVSGRNIWKNDLKASKALADKAIAELGADRVTVSTSSSLLHTPISIKVETKLTPQQISWLSFATEKCEEVATLAGALNGKESEAFEQNSKDIAARREFERTSDSAVRDRVAAITEEQLKRKSPFPARREAQKKHLNLPKFPTTTIGSFPQTKEIRVARAKFGKGEITQEEYEKAMEKEVASVVEFQEKVGLDLLVHGEPERNDMVQYFGEQLTGFIFTQLGWVQSYGSRYVRPPIVVSDVSRPSPLSVRWSSYAQSLTKLPMKGMLTGPVTILNWSFPRADVSKEVQSKQLALALRDEVVDLAKAGIKAIQVDEPAIREGLPLRKADWDNYLTWAVDSFRLSTSGVEDDIQVHSHFCYSDFGDIFPSIQRLDADVISIEASKADLKLLDVFKSYGYSNEIGPGVYDIHSPRVPSEQEIKDRIASMVKVLPADLMVVNPDCGLKTRGWKETEESLANLVAAAKWARETYA; encoded by the exons ATGGTCAAATCTGCTGTTTTAGGTTATCCTCGTGTTGGTGTAAACCGATCTGCtaaaaag GCCATCGAGTCTTACTGGGCTGGTAAAACCACCGAGGCCGAACTCCAAGAGACCGCCAAGAGCATccgaaaagaaagatgggAGTCCATCAAGAACGCTGGTGTAGATGTCGTCCCATC CGGTGACTTCACCCTTTACGACCACCTCCTTGACCACTCCTTCAACTTCGGTGTCATTCCTCAACGATACGTTGAACAAAAATTGTCTCCTCTCGACACCTACTTCG CCATGGGTCGAGGAAGACAAGACCGATCTAAAGGTATTGATGTTGTCGCCTCAGAAATGGGTAAATT CTTCGACTCCAACTACCACATTGTCAAAGTCGACCACTCCCCATCCACCGAGTTCTCTCTCAAGAACAACCAACAATTGAACGAATAcaaagaagctaaagagCTTGGTATCACCACTCGACCAGTCCTTTTCGGTCCTATCACCTACCTCTCCCTCGTCCGAGCCGGCCGAGATGCCCCAACTGACTTCGAGCCAATTTCCCTCCTCGACAAATTGATTCCTGTTTACAAGGAACTTTTGTCTCAACTCAAGGAAGCTGGTGTTGAGGAAGTACAAATTGATGAGCCAATCCTTGTCTTAGACAAGGCTGAATCTCAAGGTGACCTCTTCAAGAAGACCTACGAGGCTCTTGCTCCTGTCTCCCCAAAAATCACCATCACCACCGCCTACGGTCGAGTTGGTAAATCCATTGAATTCCTCAAAGACCTCCCTATCCACGCTCTCCATCTCGATCTCGACAGAGAACCAAAACAACTCGATGAAGTCCTTGCTGCCCTCAAACCCACCAAGATCGCCATCGAGCTTGGTGTTGTTTCCGGCAGAAACATTTGGAAGAACGATCTTAAAGCTTCTAAGGCTCTTGCCGACAAGGCCATTGCTGAACTCGGAGCTGATCGAGTAACCGTCTCTACCTCCTCTTCCCTTCTCCACACCCCTATCTCCATCAAGGTCGAGACCAAATTGACACCTCAACAAATCTCTTGGTTATCATTCGCTACCGAGAAATGTGAGGAAGTCGCCACCCTTGCCGGTGCCCTCAACGGTAAAGAATCTGAAGCTTTCGAACAAAACTCCAAAGACATTGCTGCCCGAAGAGAATTCGAGAGAACCTCCGACTCTGCTGTACGAGACCGAGTTGCTGCCATCACTGAGGAACAACTCAAGAGAAAGTCACCTTTCCCCGCTCGACGAGAAGCCCAAAAGAAGCACCTTAACCTTCCTAAGTTCCCCACCACCACTATCGGATCTTTCCCTCAAACCAAAGAAATCCGAGTTGCCCGAGCTAAATTcggtaaaggtgaaatcaCCCAAGAGGAATACGAGAAAGCTATGGAGAAGGAAGTCGCCTCCGTCGTTGAATTCCAAGAGAAAGTCGGACTTGACTTGCTCGTCCACGGTGAACCTGAAAGAAACGATATGGTTCAATACTTCGGTGAACAATTGACCggtttcatcttcactcaACTCGGTTGGGTCCAATCTTACGGTTCTCGATACGTCAGACCACCCATCGTTGTCTCCGACGTTTCCAGaccttctcctctttcCGTAAGATGGTCATCTTACGCTCAATCTCTCACCAAACTCCCCATGAAGGGTATGTTGACTGGTCCTGTTACCATCTTGAACTGGTCTTTCCCTCGAGCCGATGTCTCCAAGGAAGTCCAATCCAAACAATTGGCTCTTGCTCTCCGAGATGAAGTTGTCGACCTCGCCAAGGCCGGTATCAAAGCCATTCAAGTCGATGAGCCAGCTATCCGAGAAGGTCTTCCCCTCAGAAAGGCCGATTGGGACAACTACCTTACCTGGGCCGTTGACTCCTTCAGACTCTCCACTTCAGGTGTTGAGGATGATATCCAAGTCCACTCTCACTTCTGTTACTCCGACTTTGGAGATATCTTCCCATCTATCCAAAGACTTGACGCCGATGTCATCTCGATTGAAGCTTCCAAAGCTGATCTCAAATTATTGGACGTCTTCAAGTCATACGGTTACTCCAACGAAATCGGTCCAGGTGTTTACGATATCCACTCTCCTCGAGTTCCATCGGAGCAAGAGATCAAAGACAGAATTGCCTCCATGGTTAAGGTACTTCCCGCTGACCTCATGGTAGTCAACCCTGATTGTGGTCTTAAGACCCGAGGATGGAAAGAAACCGAGGAATCTCTTGCTAACTTGGTCGCTGCCGCCAAGTGGGCCAGAGAGACTTACGCTTAA